In one Lolium rigidum isolate FL_2022 chromosome 3, APGP_CSIRO_Lrig_0.1, whole genome shotgun sequence genomic region, the following are encoded:
- the LOC124695306 gene encoding gamma-gliadin-like, protein MKTFLIFTLLAMVVTIATANEQFQHSCQYQPQQPFPWQQYPFPGQQTPFPGQQQPFPEQQQPIPDQQKQIPGQQLPFPGIQQLIPGQQQPFPDQQQPFPGQQFPFPLIQQTFPGQHQPFPDQQQPFPGQQLPFPGQQQLIPGQQQPFPDQQQQNPGQQFPFPGQQQPFPGKQQLIPGQLQPFPDQQQHIPGQQQPFPGQQQPFSGQQQLFPGQQQQPFPDQQQQNPGQQFPFPGQQQPFLGKQQLIPGQQQPFPDQQQPFPGQQFPFPLIQQTFPGNINHFTTNNNHFLGNNFRFLGNNN, encoded by the coding sequence ATGAAGACCTTCCTCATCTTTAccctccttgccatggtggtaacCATTGCCACCGCCAATGAGCAATTTCAACATAGTTGCCAATATCAACCTCAACAACCATTTCCTTGGCAGCAATATCCATTTCCTGGGCAACAAACACCCTTTCCCGGGCAACAACAACCATTTCCTGAGCAACAACAACCAATTCCCGACCAACAAAAGCAAATTCCTGGGCAACAACTTCCATTTCCCGGGATACAACAGCTAATTCCAGGGCAACAACAGCCATTTCCCGACCAACAACAACCATTTCCCGGCCAACAATTTCCATTTCCATTGATACAACAGACTTTTCCCGGGCAACATCAACCATTTCCTGACCAACAACAGCCATTTCCTGGGCAACAACTTCCGTTTCCCGGGCAACAACAACTAATTCCTGGGCAACAACAACCATTTCCCGACCAACAACAGCAGAATCCTGGGCAACAATTTCCATTTCCCGGGCAGCAACAACCATTTCCCGGGAAACAACAGCTAATTCCTGGGCAATTACAACCATTTCCCGACCAACAACAACATATTCCTGGGCAACAACAACCATTTCCCGGGCAACAACAACCATTTTCCGGCCAACAACAGTTATTTCctggacaacaacaacaaccatttcCCGACCAACAACAGCAGAATCCCGGGCAACAATTTCCATTTCCCGGGCAGCAACAACCATTTCTCGGGAAACAACAGCTAATTCCTGGGCAACAACAGCCATTTCCCGACCAACAACAACCATTTCCCGGCCAACAATTTCCATTTCCATTGATACAACAGACTTTTCCGGGCAACATCAACCATTTCACGACCAACAACAACCATTTCCTAGGCAACAACTTCCGTTTCCTGGGCAACAACAACTAA